The genomic interval GTCTTATTACTGCGCATGCTCAGCCGAAATGCCTCTAAAGCGCAAAACTTACAGAAATAGAACTAGAAATTAGCTCTATTTCTCACAAACTGACCAAAACTGGACAAATAGGTCTAGAAACTAGTCTTATTACTGCGTACCTCCCGCCGAATGGCCTTTGAAGCGCGAAACTTACAGAAATAGAACTAGAAATTAGCTCTATTTCGCTTAAACTGACCAAAATCGGATAAATAGAACTAAAAACTATACTTATTACTGCGTGCATAAGGTACTTCAATCGCCATCCAGCTAAGTCAAAAAGGAGGTAATGCAACAACAGGCTTCTTAGATTGTTACTAAGCGACGTTTCTCAGTGAATCAGAGAGCTGATACTTCAAATAGACTCTCAAAAAAGTCGTACCGATTCTTAAATGGTCTGAACTCTCTGAATCAACTTATAGACAACATGTAACTGTCCTCCTAAACGCAACTTTTTCATCACTCTAATCGTCATACTTACCAAATAAAGCCAAACTACGGGCGCATTAGATTTTAGTGTGCAATGGAGGCCTTGTATTTATGACTATCAAAAAATATCAAACAACAGCAATCGTTGTGCTGCTCGCCTTGCTCGTTGGATGTGAGGGCAATGCCATTAACGACATGCCATCAAATCAAATATCCGCTAGGGAAACACCCGCGAATACTTTGAAGCTCGTCCAAAAAGAAGAAGCCGCAACTCCTATACCAATTACGATCGATATGATTAAGAGTGAAATAAAAGATGATTTGACCCAAGATCAGGTTCATACGCTTTTTGGAATACCAGCATCATCTGGAGAGAATTACATCATGATGAACGGTAAAATGAGTGTCATTGATCAATACATATATGAAGAGGGCCAATCAAAACTCGTCATTCAATGGTCCAAGGAAGGGCAGCTGCTATACGCTGTGTTCTACGATACGGATGCTTCAGGGAAACGCAGGAGCTTCCTGCCTGCTATTAAGGGGCTGTCGTCATCCTCATCAGAAAATAATCTTGTAGCTAGAGAGCATGCGATTGAGCTGGATAAGCCAGTTACATTATATATGAACACGAATGCCTATGAGTGGTGGGGAGGAACACGAGCTGTTAAGTTCATCTCTGTAGATGCACGGGCAAAATATAAAGTCGTTACATTGTCGGATGATTTTGCCGAAATTCAGGACGAATCGGGATACGGTGGGTTTGTACCCGTGTGGTATTTAACAAAAGAAGCCGCTCAAGTGAAAGATATAGCACCTCTATCGTTAAAAGCAAAAGAAAGTGCTAAAGCGAAGTGGTATCCGAATTCACAAGGTGATGCCACAACTATGAAAGAGGGAGATACCCTTTATGCTTACAAGCAATATGGGGATTGGTATGGAGCTGCCGTACCGGATAGTGCCGAAGGCGATAAATCCTATGGCCTTCTATGGATTCGTAAGGATCAAGTAACGTCAGCTGGTGCTGCTGCGCCTTTGTTTGAGATTAAAAATAGCAAACAAGCGGTAGCTGCTGCTGTGCGGAGTATACTTGTGCCTGGTCTAGAGAAAGCTCGCGTGGAGGCGATCTTTGGTGAACCTTCGTTCGAAGAGTCTTCCGAAAATGTAGCTTCATTAGAAGCAAAAGCTCGCACCCTTCCATTATGGCGTTATGAGGGTGAGCAAAATGAGCTTATCGTTGCTTGGTCAGAAGCGGGGACACTTCGGTATTCGATATACCGAGACTCCCCCGAACTAATTGCGCCACAATATGGTGTTAGTGCTCAGGGGCCTCTTGCACCTTCGCTGCATATGCAGTGGGATTGGCGCTTCAAGTCCGATCTCGGATTCAATTTTCTACTTGAGAAGGTTGGTAATGTTCTGCTCATCGCAGGCGAGGATGGCGGTTTCAGCGGTATGCACAATAATTCGAATATATATGCACTTGACTCTGCTACGGGTCGTAAGAAATGGCAGTTTGATTTTGGCTTTGGAAGACATGATTACGGTTTATCGCAGGATAAAGAACGAATAGCGTTTCTTAAGAGCTCTATGCAAGAAGACCGTCCAGTTCATACGCTTCAGACATTAAAGACAGCTACCGGACAAAAAATGTGGCAAAAGAAGCTGGACAATGGTAAGGATGTAACCTCATTTGCTGTATCCAAAAACGTGATCTCAGCCGTACAATCAAAGCGAATCAGCACAACGGAAGAAAAGTTTACTTATGATCTCATCGGGTTGAGCATGGGAACAGGCAAGCAGCTTTGGAATATTGAGCTAGCTCAAGAATCAGAATTGGTTCGTGATGTCGGCAATCAAGACGTATTGCTTATGCAAGCAGGTCCGGACATTAATCCTGTGATATTGAATGAGCTGCAAGCATACGACCCGTTGACTGGAAAGGTGCTCTGGAAGAAGCCGGAGCGTAAAGCGGCCTCAGATCAAGAAGTGACGGATAGTGTTCGTTATGCGGAGCGTTCGAAAGCTTTTTGGACGAGGACGGTGGATGAATTAGTGTTAGTAGATGCTAAGACAGGCAAGGATGGGCTTCGCCTGCCTCTTGTCGGTTATAGCCGTTACGACATTATTGATGAAAATTATGTGTTTCTACAACAGTCATCTGATAACAACTTATATAGTGAAAACGTGAAAAGCTCTTTAATCGAAGTTAAGTCAGGCAGGCTGTTATTTACACTAGAAGGAAGAGCTGAATTCGGGAAAGTAGAAGGAAGCTTGCTATATTATCGCCTGAATGGTAAAGCGATGTCTTTTGATTTGAAAAAGGAAGAGCAGCGCTGGACATCTTCCAGTGTTCCTGGCAAGCAAACGGATGGCGCTTCAGTTGTACAGTATGGCGGCAAGCTAATTGGCGTTTTTCCGGGTCTCGGTAATATGTATGTGTTAGACGAATCGACTGGAGAAGCAGTGAATAGACTCTCAGACGTTCGAGTTGGGTATTACGATTTTACGCCAAATCAACTGCTGAGTGGTTATTTATCGGTTAATGATGGGCAGCTTTATGTAGGCTCCTCGAATGGGTATTTTAGTAAGATAAAATAGAAGGAAGTGTGTTATGCCAATTGATGCCGTATTATTTGATTTTGATGGAACTTTAGCAGATACTTTGCCATTATCGTTTAAAGCTTTTAACACCGTGTTCAAAACATATGACAATCGAGAGGTTACGAATGAAGAGCTCATAGCGATGTTTGGTCCAACAGAAGAGGAGATCATTGCAAATCATTTCAGGAATGAAGAATTTATTTTACAAGCGATTATGGACTATTATGCGATTTACAAGCAGGGGCATTTTGATACCATCGAAAAGGATCAGGCTATTATTGATTTGCTAGAACATTTGAAGGGAAAGGGGATCAAAATCGGAGTCATCACAGGAAAAAGCAGGCGAGCGTTCCAGATTTCATCTGAAGCGCTGAATTTAATAAGTTACTTTGATGTGGTGATTACTGGTGATGATGTCGTGAAGCCCAAACCTGACCCCGAAGGCATATATAAAGCGTTAGAAATCCTTGGCGTTAATAAATCCAAAACCGTATTTATTGGCGACAGTAATGCAGATATTGTGGCAGGTAAATCTGCTGGCTTACGGACCTATGGCGTGCAATGGCTGTCAACGTTCCAAAGCAGCGTGTTTGATATACCGCCTGATGCTATTTTCAGAAGCGTAGCTGAATTTCTTGACATCATGAAAGAAGAGGGATAAATCGATGGAATTGAAGTGGTTGGAGTGGGCGAAACAGATGCAGGCGATTGCTCAAACGGGACTTACATACACGAAGGATGTTTATGATATAGAACGTTATGAACAGCTGCGGCAGATGAGTATAGAAATTATGATGAACTATACTTTGGTTAGTCAGGAGAAAATTGCTCTAACTTTCGCAAGTGATTCTGGTTATGCGACGCCAAAGGTCGATATTCGTGGTGTGATTTTTAAGGAGAATAAAATACTGCTTGTTCGCGAGAAGCTGGATGGCGCATGGGCATTGCCGGGAGGCTGGGCGGATATCGGTTATTCGCCTTCGGAGATTGCAGTGAAAGAGGTCAAAGAAGAATCAGGGTTTGATGTTGTGCCCGTTCGTTTGCTCGCTGTATTGGATAAAAAATTTCATGATCATCCGCCTGAGCCTTACCATGTATATAAGTTTTTTATACTTTGTAAAATTGTTGGTGGAGAGGCCGCTGTCGGAGTAGAAACAAGCGCAGTTGATTTTTTTGAGATGAATCAATTGCCAGAGCTGTCTGCGGAGAGAAACACCAAAAAACAGATTCAAACATTGTTTGAGTTTCTTGAAAATCCAAATAAAGAGATTATTCTTGATTGACCTGTTGCAATAATCGGGATCGTAATATTTTATATACCTTGAGATGAAGCGGGTTTATTTTCAATTGTCGAAATCCCGTACATGCACTTCTAGGCGGCTACCCACATATAATGGAGAACAGACTTCAGTGTTCATCTGTAATACATCGTGGGGGTGACTGAGCATGCCAGGATTGTTTTCGGCAATAGCACTATTTATTAAACAGCTTTCGCTACTTGTCTCTTATGTCAAAAATAATGCTTTTCCCCAGCCTCTTCAAGAGGAGGAGGAAACTAAACATCTGCAACTGATGGCGGAAGGTAATCAACGTTCACGAAATCTTTTGATCGAACATAACCTTCGACTTGTCGCTCACATAGTGAAAAAATTCGACAATACTGGGGAGGATCTCGAGGATTTGATCTCGATCGGGACGATCGGCCTGATTAAAGCGATCGAGAGCTTCCAAACCGGGAAAGGGACGAAGCTCGCTACATTTGCTGCTCGTTGTATCGAGAATGAAATACTTATGCACCTTCGGTCTTTGAAGAAGACTAGGAAAGACGTATCACTTCATGATCCAATTGGAACGGATAAGGAAGGCAATGAAATTACGCTGATCGATATCCTCGGAACTGAAGCAGATGATATCGTCGATAAGGTGCAGTTGAAAATTGAAAAGTCGAAGATATATAAGAATTTGGATATACTTGATGACCGTGAGAAGGAAGTTGTCATCGGGCGCTTCGGGCTGGAGCATGGCGGGGATGAGCGGACGCAGCGGGAGATCGCGAAGGAGCTTGGGATTAGTCGGAGTTATGTTTCGCGGATTGAGAAAAGGGCGTTGATGAAGCTTTATCATGAGTTTTATAAGGCGAAGCGGTAAGACTCAAATAAGCTCATATATAATACCTGATTTATCGTATGCAACGATAAAGTTAGGGTTTGATTGCACGATGTTATATCAATAAATGAAACCAAATGGCTGAGATGCCGTTTGGTTTTTTCTGTCTGTATACACACTCCACACATGTTGAGTGTGTGGCTGTGTTGGTTTGGAACGGAACTGAAGATAAGTAACATTAACAGCCCTTCTAGCGAAGGGCTGTTATATCGTTTATACTGATAAAACCAATTTACTTCTTAGGAGTTGTCTAGCGAATCATGATAAAGAAAGAAGTCGCGCATATACGCAAGCAATTTAAGCTGGATCACGATATGATGAATATTAACGACATTCTCAACGTGTATATTATGAAGGATAGCAACGAGGTCTATCATTGGGAGAGCCAGGCGTTTGCTCTGGTGGATAGAGAGAAGCAGGAGTTGTATATGGGGAATTTCAAAAAACTGCTGACCGGAGAATTGGATCAGAAGTTGTTCGAGTTGAAGTTTCAGGAGGAAGCAGAGGATCCGACGCGAGTGATACTTCACCAAGGTTTGGCGACAGGCAATCCTGAAGAATGGAAGGACCTGATGCTGCTGTTGGTGGATAAAATGTTGGTGGATGCCAAGTATGAACAGGATACAGTAGTCACGTTCGTTCGTGGACAGTATTTCCGGCCGACCAAGGGCAGAAATGAAGAAGCCGAAGAGAGCGGGAAGGACGAACTGTTCGCGCATCCGTTCATTCTATGCAGCGTGAATTCCACGGAGAAGCAAAAGAAGACTCTCTTGTTCGATTATGTGGAGAGGGAATTTAAGTACAATGTCATTGTAGATCCGATTATCAAGTTAAGTTCGCCGGAGCACGGGTTCTTTTACCCTAGCGTGACGGATAACTATTCCGATGTGAACCGCATTCTGTATTGTACGGCAAAATCGAATTATCCAGATCCTCACTTCATCGGACAGGTCTTAAATGCCGAAAGATCCATGACGGCAATGGAAGAGAGGGCTATTTTCGAAGACATCGTGAAGGAAGTGGTGGGCGAACAACTCGACGTAGCCACTCTCGCACAGGTGTACGAGGAGATCCACCAGGTAATCGAAACCAACGAAGATAAGGAAGAACCCCCGAAGTTGGATTATAAAGATGTGGAACGTGTGCTGACAGTAAGTGGCATAGAGAACGTGACGACGGATAAAGTGGAACGCGCGTTTCAAACGATCGTCGACGATAGGAACTATGAAATGAAGGCAAGCAGCGTTATGCCGAAATTCACTTCAAAATCGATTAAGATCGATACAAAGGTAGCCTCGATTTCGGTCAGCCCGCAGGATTTAAAGTATGTGAGACAGGTGAATTATCAAGGGAAACGATGCATCCTGATTGAGATCGACGAAGATGCCGTAATCGAAGGATTTACGCTCAGTACAGAGACGTTATAGACTCAGTTGACAGCGTTGGTTGATGCGGTTGCAGCCTTTGAATAGGTCGGCGCATAATGTGTTCTTGAGGGAAAGAAAATATTAAAATAAGACAACAGCGAGCAGAGGAGATCGTCTTGCTGGAGGATAAGTCACCGGGATGGTGCTCATCGTATAAAGTTTGTTCACACTGTCTACTCGACACATGTGGAGTGCTGTGTGTTGTTGGTAATAATATAGCAGCTAAGAGCCACATTTTCCTGCAAGTTGAAGCCCGGCAGTATACTGTCTGGGCTTTGTTTGTATCTATGGATATACATGTACTGTATAAACTATTATTATGTGATTTATTGCTTTAATGGTACCTTCTTGAGACAATAACTAGTGTAAAAATTTGAATGTTGTCGAAATAGACCGTTATTGAAGGATAGAATTATAAATTATTGAATATAGTCTTCAAGTACAAATTTCCAAGAGTTAGAGAGTGAATACAGGAGAACGAGATGGTTCAAGTGTTAGAAAGGAAGTGATTCTATGTTTTATATTGTTTTAATCGTCATACTGGCTGCTTTAATCATTCAATCCGTTTACCTTGTTTATTACAAAAACCAAATTAAGGATATCGGCAACCAATTATCTTTTATATCCGACCATCATTCATTCAAAATGATACAAACACAAATTAAGCCAAAAGAAATTCATCGGCTAATCGATTTATGTAATGCATTGCTTCATGATCAACGTAAGTTGAAGCAAGATTTTATCGAACAAAAGGAAGAAATCCACGCGACTATTATGAGCTTGTCCCACGATATACGAACCCCGCTGACTTCACTTGACGGCTATCTGCAATTGGCGGAACGATCCGAGTATCTTAAAGAAAAAACAGAGTATGTTAGTCTGGCACAGACTAGAATGAAACAGATTATTACACTTGTTGACGAGCTGTTCCTATATACGAAACTGAAAAACCCAGATTACATCTTGGAGCTTGAGCCAGTTGATGTGATAAAAGTGTTAAATAAACGTCTGTTTACCTTTATTGACGATTTTTTGCGAAGTGGCTATGATCCAAACATCTGCATGGTGGAAGCACCGCTATATATAGTGGGAAATGAAAGTGCGTTGGAAAGAGTATTTGAGAATGTGATCAAAAATTACTTTATGCACAGTGAAGGTGCTCTAAGCATTCGTTATGAGGAGAAGCAGGACGAGGTTTTGTTTCATTTTTCCAATGTACTGAAGCGAAATCATCTGCTGAGCCTTGACAACATATTTACTCGCTTTTACAAAGCAGATCCGTCGCGTACGAACCAATCTTCAGGTCTGGGACTTTTTATCGTGAAATCACTGATGGAGAACATGAATGGTTATGTGCAAGCTGACCTGAACGATGACCAGTTTTGCATCAGCTTAGCTTTTAAGAAAATCGTAAAGGAGAGTTGACGTGTACAATGACACGAACCACCCCAAAATTCTAATTGTTGAGGACGACGTGCATATCAACAATATCATTTATGATGTGCTTCGAAAAGAGAAGTTTCAATGCACGCAAGCGTATTCTGGCAGTGAGGGAATCATGAACGTCACTCATCACGAGTATCAGCTTATTATTTTGGACCTCATGCTGCCTGGCTTCTCGGGGGAAGATTTTATGCATCGGCTAAGAATAGAATTAAGCTCTGACACACCAGTTATAGTTCTATCGGCCAAGGACAAATTGGATAATAAATTAAATCTGTTTGTAACCCTGCAATAAGTTTGCGACCCAATTCACAAAGATTGATATGAGAAGATCAGTATTTATTGATGTTACAACTCTCATATTCACAAATTATTGAGAATGGTTGTTTTCTTAATTTGGAAAATTTATTTTATAATTTTGATTTGAATATTTCTTCAAGAATTAGTGAGATAGGAGTGTTGATGTCGTGGATCTTGGGTGTCTATAACTGTTTTTTGCACCTACGCTAATTACGGCGTATTTCGGAGTGACTGCTGTAAGAAAGGCAAATGATGTTGATGTATTGGAACCATGATGACCCACCTTTAATACATCAGCTTTTAAAGCAGTTTTGGAGGCAATCATATCTGACTCTGATTTCACTTGAGCATCACCGGTGAAGAGGGAGGAGTTTTTACCATTCACAACGCGTAGAACAGTGCTCCAGTCGTTTAGATCACTTTTAGCATACTCTTTTGTAGGAGCGAAAAAGGAGACTGTAATACCCTATAGCGGCAGTTTTATGCCTACTTTTTTCTTCTTTAATTGTTAGTTTTTCACTTTTAACGGCAGTAAGAAAATCTTTAAAGGACTGTGATTTATGTCACACTTTCGTTGCATACACAGATTCAACTTTAAATGTTTTAAGAATAGCATCCTATCCACCGACATTATCCTCATCGGAATGAGTGGAGATTATTTCTTCAATATCATCGACGCCAAGCTTTTTTAGATCATTAAAGATGATCTTACCATATTTGTTATTACCGCCGTCAATTAG from Paenibacillus sp. FSL K6-3182 carries:
- a CDS encoding HAD family hydrolase, with protein sequence MPIDAVLFDFDGTLADTLPLSFKAFNTVFKTYDNREVTNEELIAMFGPTEEEIIANHFRNEEFILQAIMDYYAIYKQGHFDTIEKDQAIIDLLEHLKGKGIKIGVITGKSRRAFQISSEALNLISYFDVVITGDDVVKPKPDPEGIYKALEILGVNKSKTVFIGDSNADIVAGKSAGLRTYGVQWLSTFQSSVFDIPPDAIFRSVAEFLDIMKEEG
- the sigK gene encoding RNA polymerase sporulation sigma factor SigK → MPGLFSAIALFIKQLSLLVSYVKNNAFPQPLQEEEETKHLQLMAEGNQRSRNLLIEHNLRLVAHIVKKFDNTGEDLEDLISIGTIGLIKAIESFQTGKGTKLATFAARCIENEILMHLRSLKKTRKDVSLHDPIGTDKEGNEITLIDILGTEADDIVDKVQLKIEKSKIYKNLDILDDREKEVVIGRFGLEHGGDERTQREIAKELGISRSYVSRIEKRALMKLYHEFYKAKR
- a CDS encoding PQQ-binding-like beta-propeller repeat protein, with amino-acid sequence MTIKKYQTTAIVVLLALLVGCEGNAINDMPSNQISARETPANTLKLVQKEEAATPIPITIDMIKSEIKDDLTQDQVHTLFGIPASSGENYIMMNGKMSVIDQYIYEEGQSKLVIQWSKEGQLLYAVFYDTDASGKRRSFLPAIKGLSSSSSENNLVAREHAIELDKPVTLYMNTNAYEWWGGTRAVKFISVDARAKYKVVTLSDDFAEIQDESGYGGFVPVWYLTKEAAQVKDIAPLSLKAKESAKAKWYPNSQGDATTMKEGDTLYAYKQYGDWYGAAVPDSAEGDKSYGLLWIRKDQVTSAGAAAPLFEIKNSKQAVAAAVRSILVPGLEKARVEAIFGEPSFEESSENVASLEAKARTLPLWRYEGEQNELIVAWSEAGTLRYSIYRDSPELIAPQYGVSAQGPLAPSLHMQWDWRFKSDLGFNFLLEKVGNVLLIAGEDGGFSGMHNNSNIYALDSATGRKKWQFDFGFGRHDYGLSQDKERIAFLKSSMQEDRPVHTLQTLKTATGQKMWQKKLDNGKDVTSFAVSKNVISAVQSKRISTTEEKFTYDLIGLSMGTGKQLWNIELAQESELVRDVGNQDVLLMQAGPDINPVILNELQAYDPLTGKVLWKKPERKAASDQEVTDSVRYAERSKAFWTRTVDELVLVDAKTGKDGLRLPLVGYSRYDIIDENYVFLQQSSDNNLYSENVKSSLIEVKSGRLLFTLEGRAEFGKVEGSLLYYRLNGKAMSFDLKKEEQRWTSSSVPGKQTDGASVVQYGGKLIGVFPGLGNMYVLDESTGEAVNRLSDVRVGYYDFTPNQLLSGYLSVNDGQLYVGSSNGYFSKIK
- a CDS encoding response regulator, whose translation is MYNDTNHPKILIVEDDVHINNIIYDVLRKEKFQCTQAYSGSEGIMNVTHHEYQLIILDLMLPGFSGEDFMHRLRIELSSDTPVIVLSAKDKLDNKLNLFVTLQ
- a CDS encoding DUF4317 domain-containing protein yields the protein MIKKEVAHIRKQFKLDHDMMNINDILNVYIMKDSNEVYHWESQAFALVDREKQELYMGNFKKLLTGELDQKLFELKFQEEAEDPTRVILHQGLATGNPEEWKDLMLLLVDKMLVDAKYEQDTVVTFVRGQYFRPTKGRNEEAEESGKDELFAHPFILCSVNSTEKQKKTLLFDYVEREFKYNVIVDPIIKLSSPEHGFFYPSVTDNYSDVNRILYCTAKSNYPDPHFIGQVLNAERSMTAMEERAIFEDIVKEVVGEQLDVATLAQVYEEIHQVIETNEDKEEPPKLDYKDVERVLTVSGIENVTTDKVERAFQTIVDDRNYEMKASSVMPKFTSKSIKIDTKVASISVSPQDLKYVRQVNYQGKRCILIEIDEDAVIEGFTLSTETL
- a CDS encoding NUDIX hydrolase; protein product: MELKWLEWAKQMQAIAQTGLTYTKDVYDIERYEQLRQMSIEIMMNYTLVSQEKIALTFASDSGYATPKVDIRGVIFKENKILLVREKLDGAWALPGGWADIGYSPSEIAVKEVKEESGFDVVPVRLLAVLDKKFHDHPPEPYHVYKFFILCKIVGGEAAVGVETSAVDFFEMNQLPELSAERNTKKQIQTLFEFLENPNKEIILD
- a CDS encoding HAMP domain-containing sensor histidine kinase, producing the protein MFYIVLIVILAALIIQSVYLVYYKNQIKDIGNQLSFISDHHSFKMIQTQIKPKEIHRLIDLCNALLHDQRKLKQDFIEQKEEIHATIMSLSHDIRTPLTSLDGYLQLAERSEYLKEKTEYVSLAQTRMKQIITLVDELFLYTKLKNPDYILELEPVDVIKVLNKRLFTFIDDFLRSGYDPNICMVEAPLYIVGNESALERVFENVIKNYFMHSEGALSIRYEEKQDEVLFHFSNVLKRNHLLSLDNIFTRFYKADPSRTNQSSGLGLFIVKSLMENMNGYVQADLNDDQFCISLAFKKIVKES